A stretch of Anolis sagrei isolate rAnoSag1 chromosome X, rAnoSag1.mat, whole genome shotgun sequence DNA encodes these proteins:
- the LOC132769662 gene encoding THAP domain-containing protein 5-like has translation MTKHCRAPHCFNSAGQPRPDGQRLSFYKFPLHNPKRLRQWLSQMKQEKWIPTKHQHLCSEHFASSCFEYRWGVRYLKPDAVPTIFQTSSGPLKRENSARPPSDVLSKKLILNCQGEKSMLVPQNRSQQEPHALETTLAFAIDPSVGSTPVYVETQPSASDLGFGPLVGAVNLVPLVQIVEPLKAVTLAVASPTEAVPGQPSPDAIEQQVVDLVASLPPAHSAVGVSGPFCAKMVATAADQALVVDESERGALIIENISIEPFLEAEPSATVLSSSTEMVAYFETIPTAPIAAAASSGVTPPETVLSSALSLPIVSTVPIVSNQASLTKEEEEEDEEEEELGELSSEESTEEQLEEHRYHKHEEGSTAELAEVVLSLQKKVKVLQQRHRRHCAKLEAMEGVVEQLRKENLVSEEKLKLLEMACLQSSAIIPESGGTVAIICQDNDQALVYTVPQLQDEGNETIIHVEEQ, from the exons ATGACCAAGCATTGCCGGGCCCCCCATTGCTTTAATTCCGCCGGGCAGCCCCGCCCGGACGGGCAGAGGCTCAGTTTCTACAA GTTCCCGCTGCACAATCCCAAACGCCTCCGGCAATGGCTCTCCCAGATGAAGCAAGAGAAATGGATCCCGACGAAACACCAGCACCTCTGCAGCGAACACTTTGCATCGTCTTGCTTCGAGTATCGATGGGGAGTGCGCTACCTGAAGCCGGATGCCGTCCCCACCATTTTCCAGACGTCCAGTGGCCCTTTG AAGAGGGAAAACTCTGCCAGGCCTCCCTCTGATGTGCTGTCCAAAAAACTCATCCTCAATTGCCAGGGAGAGAAAAGCATGCTGGTGCCACAGAACAGGAGTCAGCAGGAGCCACACGCACTGGAAACGACGCTTGCCTTTGCCATCGATCCCAGCGTGGGCTCCACTCCGGTTTATGTGGAAACCCAGCCATCCGCTTCGGACTTGGGCTTCGGCCCTCTTGTCGGAGCCGTGAACCTCGTCCCGTTGGTTCAAATTGTGGAGCCCCTCAAGGCCGTGACGCTGGCGGTGGCTTCCCCGACGGAGGCCGTCCCCGGCCAGCCTTCTCCGGACGCGATAGAGCAGCAGGTGGTCGACCTCGTGGCTTCTTTGCCGCCCGCTCACTCCGCGGTTGGGGTCTCGGGGCCATTTTGTGCCAAGATGGTGGCCACCGCCGCTGACCAAGCCCTGGTGGTTGACGAGTCCGAGCGGGGCGCGCTCATCATCGAGAACATCTCCATCGAGCCCTTCTTGGAGGCCGAACCTTCTGCCACCGTCCTCAGCTCCTCTACGGAGATGGTGGCCTATTTTGAGACCATCCCCACTGCCCCCATTGCAGCGGCCGCCTCTTCCGGCGTGACTCCCCCCGAGACGGTTCTCTCCTCGGCCCTCAGCCTGCCCATCGTCTCCACCGTCCCCATCGTCTCCAACCAGGCCTCCCtcaccaaggaggaggaggaagaagacgaagaggaggaggaactggGAGAGCTGAGCTCGGAGGAGTCCACGGAGGAGCAGCTGGAGGAGCATCGCTACCACAAGCACGAGGAGGGGAGCACGGCGGAGCTGGCGGAAGTGGTGCTCAGCCTGCAGAAGAAGGTGAAGGTGCTCCAGCAGCGGCACCGGCGGCACTGCGCCAAGCTGGAAGCCATGGAAGGGGTGGTGGAGCAGCTCAGGAAGGAGAACCTGGTCTCGGAGGAGAAGCTGAAGCTCTTAGAGATG gcCTGCCTTCAGTCCAGCGCTATAATCCCGGAGAGCGGTGGCACTGTCGCCATTATCTGCCAGGACAATGACCAGGCGCTGGTCTACACCGTGCCTCAGCTTCAGGACGAAGGGAACGAGACCATCATCCACGTTGAAGAGCAGTAG